The proteins below come from a single Arthrobacter sp. zg-Y1171 genomic window:
- a CDS encoding acetyl-CoA C-acetyltransferase, with amino-acid sequence MTNAPTSTSAAREGTAVPEVVIVGGARTPQGRLNGQLSAFTAVELGAFAIKGALDKAGVDAADVDSVIMGHVVQAGCGQNPARQASIKAGIGWDVPAVTVNKVCLSGLAAVIDAARLIRGGEATVVVAGGQESMTRGPHLLPGSRQGWNYGNISALDSVAHDGLTDAFDNDSMGISTERGNSKLAIKRLEQDEVAAASHQRAAAAMASGVFDAEIVPVTVPQRRGEPLVLTSDEGVRPNTTVDTLAGLRPAFDSEGTITAGNSSPLSDGAAALVITTRDYAEANGLTVLAAVGLPGQVAGPDNTLHSQPSNALFAALGRAGWSTSDLDFIEINEAFGAVAVQSLNELGMDLEQCNLHGGAIALGHPIGASGARLALTAAHELARRGSGRAGVALCGGGGQGEALLLYREEA; translated from the coding sequence GTGACTAACGCACCCACAAGCACCTCCGCAGCCCGCGAGGGCACCGCCGTTCCCGAAGTGGTTATTGTCGGGGGCGCACGTACGCCCCAGGGCCGCCTGAACGGCCAGCTGTCCGCCTTCACGGCCGTCGAGCTCGGCGCGTTTGCCATCAAGGGCGCGCTGGACAAAGCCGGCGTCGATGCCGCGGATGTCGACTCGGTCATCATGGGGCATGTGGTGCAGGCCGGCTGCGGGCAGAACCCCGCCCGCCAGGCCTCCATCAAGGCCGGCATCGGCTGGGACGTCCCGGCAGTCACCGTCAACAAGGTCTGCCTGTCCGGCCTGGCTGCGGTGATTGATGCCGCCCGGCTGATCCGCGGCGGCGAGGCCACCGTGGTGGTGGCCGGCGGCCAGGAATCCATGACCCGCGGACCGCACCTGCTTCCCGGTTCCCGGCAGGGCTGGAACTACGGCAACATCTCCGCACTGGATTCGGTGGCCCACGACGGCCTCACTGATGCCTTCGACAACGATTCCATGGGCATTTCCACTGAGCGGGGCAATTCAAAGCTGGCCATCAAGCGCCTGGAGCAGGACGAAGTCGCAGCTGCCTCGCACCAGCGCGCGGCAGCCGCCATGGCGTCGGGGGTCTTCGACGCGGAAATCGTTCCCGTGACGGTGCCGCAGCGCCGCGGAGAGCCCCTGGTCCTTACCTCGGACGAGGGCGTGCGGCCCAACACCACAGTGGATACGCTGGCCGGCCTTCGTCCGGCGTTCGATTCCGAAGGAACCATCACGGCAGGCAACTCCTCTCCCCTGTCCGACGGCGCGGCAGCCCTGGTCATCACGACCCGGGACTACGCCGAAGCCAACGGATTGACTGTCCTCGCCGCCGTCGGGCTTCCCGGCCAGGTCGCGGGACCGGACAACACGCTGCATTCCCAGCCCTCCAACGCCCTCTTCGCCGCGCTCGGCCGGGCCGGCTGGAGCACCTCGGACCTGGACTTCATCGAGATCAACGAGGCCTTCGGCGCCGTGGCGGTCCAGTCCCTCAACGAACTGGGGATGGACCTGGAACAGTGCAACCTGCACGGCGGAGCGATCGCGCTCGGGCATCCGATCGGGGCCTCGGGCGCCAGGCTGGCCCTCACGGCAGCACATGAGCTTGCCCGGCGCGGATCCGGCCGGGCCGGCGTCGCGCTCTGCGGCGGCGGCGGGCAGGGTGAGGCGCTGCTGCTTTACCGCGAAGAGGCGTAA
- the rplL gene encoding 50S ribosomal protein L7/L12: MAKLTNEELIEAFKELSIIELSDFVKLFEETFDVTAAAVAVAGPAAGAAEAAEEKTEFDVILEAAGDKKIAVIKEVRSLTSLGLKEAKDLVDSAPKAVLEGANKEAADKAKEALEAAGATVTVK; this comes from the coding sequence ATGGCGAAGCTCACCAACGAAGAGCTCATTGAAGCTTTCAAGGAACTGTCCATCATCGAGCTCTCCGATTTCGTGAAGCTCTTCGAGGAGACGTTCGACGTCACCGCTGCTGCTGTCGCAGTTGCCGGCCCCGCTGCCGGTGCCGCTGAAGCCGCTGAAGAGAAGACCGAATTCGACGTCATCCTCGAAGCTGCCGGCGACAAGAAGATCGCAGTGATCAAGGAAGTTCGCTCCCTGACCTCGCTGGGTCTGAAGGAAGCCAAGGACCTGGTTGACAGCGCTCCGAAGGCCGTCCTCGAAGGCGCCAACAAGGAAGCCGCTGACAAGGCCAAGGAAGCTCTCGAAGCTGCCGGCGCCACCGTCACCGTCAAGTAG
- the rplJ gene encoding 50S ribosomal protein L10 — protein sequence MATPTKVSAVEEITTDFKESTAAVLTEYRGLTVAQLKELRRSLGQDTKYSVVKNTLTGIAAKEAGIDAFEGQLAGPTAIAFIKGDAVAAAKSLTDFAKTNPQLIIKTGVFEGNALDASGVAALAALESREFQLARVAGVLKAPMSMLARTADALRMKLEEESGAPAASAAEEAPAAAEEAPAAEAATEE from the coding sequence ATGGCAACGCCAACAAAGGTGTCAGCAGTCGAGGAAATCACCACCGATTTCAAGGAATCGACCGCTGCTGTCCTAACCGAATACCGCGGGCTCACCGTTGCACAGCTCAAGGAGCTGCGTCGTTCGCTCGGCCAGGACACCAAGTACTCGGTCGTAAAGAACACCCTGACTGGCATTGCAGCCAAGGAAGCCGGCATCGACGCGTTCGAAGGCCAGCTTGCCGGACCTACTGCAATTGCCTTCATCAAGGGTGACGCAGTTGCAGCTGCAAAGAGCCTGACGGATTTTGCCAAGACCAACCCGCAGCTCATCATCAAGACCGGTGTCTTCGAGGGCAATGCCCTGGATGCCTCCGGTGTAGCCGCACTGGCTGCCCTTGAGTCCCGTGAGTTCCAGCTTGCACGCGTCGCCGGTGTCCTCAAGGCACCGATGTCCATGCTCGCCCGCACGGCTGATGCACTGCGCATGAAGCTTGAAGAGGAAAGCGGCGCCCCCGCTGCCTCCGCTGCAGAAGAGGCTCCGGCCGCTGCAGAAGAAGCTCCGGCAGCAGAAGCAGCCACCGAAGAGTAA
- a CDS encoding GNAT family N-acetyltransferase produces MTQPPVSIEPIAVPPALDAPGAADFITVAELLNAQLREFWGNDDFYGPPQAQLAGRRSTPSRRREILAARAGADIVGAALVNLPLTDNLHSGTVNVVVAPSARRRGVGTQLYAAAEQLAAADNRRMLMAETDHLLSDETGPIAGTASLVPQDAAALFASALGFSLELVDRVSRLELGSPADDEAVLEQARAAAGADYELVFWSGACPADLVDAYALLRQKMSIDAPMGGLELAEEAWNEARVRESEAQARDMDAEVLVSAARKVATGELAGHTVLEIFRNNPAVVYQDDTLVLEGHRGNRLGMLLKAANLVRLREAVPEARRVYTWNAEENRYMLSINERLGFRPIGYSGEWQKGLSAE; encoded by the coding sequence ATGACACAGCCGCCCGTTTCCATCGAACCGATTGCCGTCCCGCCCGCCCTGGACGCACCCGGCGCGGCGGACTTCATTACCGTTGCTGAACTGCTGAATGCCCAGCTTCGCGAGTTCTGGGGCAATGACGACTTTTACGGGCCGCCGCAGGCGCAGCTTGCCGGACGGCGCAGTACTCCCTCGCGCCGGCGGGAGATCCTGGCAGCCCGGGCCGGTGCCGACATCGTGGGTGCAGCCCTGGTCAACCTGCCGCTTACGGACAACCTCCACAGTGGAACGGTCAACGTTGTGGTGGCGCCTTCCGCCCGACGCCGCGGCGTCGGAACGCAGCTCTACGCCGCGGCGGAGCAACTGGCCGCGGCGGACAACCGGCGCATGCTCATGGCGGAGACGGACCATTTGCTCTCCGATGAGACGGGACCGATCGCCGGTACGGCGTCGCTGGTCCCGCAGGACGCCGCCGCCTTGTTCGCTTCCGCGTTGGGCTTCTCGCTGGAACTGGTGGACCGCGTCAGCCGGCTGGAGCTGGGAAGCCCTGCAGATGATGAAGCCGTGCTGGAACAGGCGCGGGCCGCAGCCGGAGCGGACTACGAACTCGTCTTCTGGAGCGGGGCGTGCCCCGCGGACCTGGTGGATGCCTACGCGCTCCTGCGGCAGAAAATGAGCATCGATGCGCCGATGGGGGGACTGGAGCTGGCGGAGGAAGCCTGGAACGAAGCACGGGTGCGGGAGTCCGAAGCGCAGGCCCGCGACATGGACGCGGAAGTCCTGGTCAGTGCCGCACGGAAGGTCGCGACGGGCGAGCTTGCCGGGCATACCGTTCTGGAAATCTTCCGCAACAACCCTGCCGTGGTTTACCAGGATGACACCCTGGTGCTGGAGGGCCACCGGGGGAACCGGCTGGGCATGCTGCTGAAAGCCGCGAACCTGGTCCGGCTCCGGGAGGCGGTGCCCGAAGCACGCCGGGTCTACACCTGGAACGCCGAGGAGAACCGGTACATGCTCTCCATTAATGAGCGGCTTGGCTTCCGGCCCATCGGCTACTCCGGGGAATGGCAAAAGGGGCTGTCCGCCGAGTGA